The following coding sequences are from one Musa acuminata AAA Group cultivar baxijiao chromosome BXJ1-6, Cavendish_Baxijiao_AAA, whole genome shotgun sequence window:
- the LOC135676073 gene encoding transcription factor bHLH96-like produces MALEAVVFPQDLFNYAFKEWCANTGSGGGAWEEKSMVLECEMAGGGGEGGGGTWDPTCSSLARNLQDWNVNSSTPTAASAPAGAGGRRKRRRTKSIKNKEEVESQRMTHIAVERNRRRQMNEYLAVLRSLMPASYVQRGDQASIVAGAINYVKELEQLLQSLEVQKRVKQQADAAGVAAAFADFFSFPQYSSYSPSGGTTAGNGSGIIDHDSIFRNTEEIEDDEAAAANIEVTMVDSHANLKVLTRRRPKQLLKLVAGLQSSRLLPLHLNVTSVDQMAMYSFSLKVEDDRHHTSVDEIAATVHQMLGRIQEEAKL; encoded by the exons ATGGCACTAGAAGCTGTGGTTTTCCCTCAAGACCTCTTCAACTATGCTTTCAAGGAGTGGTGCGCCAACACCGGAAGTGGAGGAGGAGCATGGGAGGAGAAAAGTATGGTGTTAGAATGTGAGATGGCTGGAGGTGGAGGCGAAGGTGGAGGTGGGACCTGGGACCCAACCTGCTCCTCCTTGGCACGGAATCTCCAGGATTGGAATGTGAATTCCTCGACGCCGACAGCAGCCAGTGCGCCCGCCGGGGCGGGGGGCCGGAGAAAGAGGCGGCGTACGAAGAGCATCAAGAACAAAGAGGAGGTGGAGAGCCAGAGGATGACCCACATTGCCGTGGAGCGCAACCGCCGGCGACAAATGAATGAATACCTCGCTGTGCTCCGTTCTCTGATGCCGGCTTCCTATGTCCAAAGG GGTGATCAAGCATCGATCGTCGCCGGCGCGATCAACTATGTCAAAGAACTTGAGCAGCTCCTTCAATCACTGGAAGTCCAGAAACGGGTCAAGCAACAAGCGGATGCAGCCGGCGTTGCCGCCGCCTTTGCCGACTTCTTCAGCTTCCCCCAGTACTCCTCTTACTCACCCAGTGGCGGCACCACCGCCGGAAACGGTAGTGGCATAATTGACCATGATAGTATCTTCCGAAACACCGAGGAGATCGAAGACGACGAAGCAGCCGCCGCAAACATCGAGGTGACGATGGTGGACAGCCACGCAAACCTCAAAGTGCTCACGAGGCGGCGCCCGAAGCAGCTGCTCAAGCTGGTGGCCGGGCTGCAGAGCTCGCGGCTCCTGCCGCTGCACCTCAACGTCACCTCCGTCGACCAGATGGCCATGTACTCCTTCAGTCTCAAG GTGGAAGATGACCGTCACCACACGTCGGTGGACGAGATTGCAGCAACAGTGCATCAAATGTTAGGCAGGATTCAGGAGGAGGCAAAACTGTAG
- the LOC135675451 gene encoding RING-H2 finger protein ATL52-like, translating to MALRRNRFLFSATNASSSSCGNLEFCQPPFPPSPPPPAPIQEPSTTVRFRHSTLLPSLPIAAASLLAAAAFLLLVTFFFLRRCRRRRAATDEEQFGASEDGVGGVEIDHHVWYIRTTGLDESTIRAVTAWAYKADDGVLGESPADCAVCLSELRDGELVRLLPKCGHAFHLTCVDTWLRSHVNCPLCRAPVVFPTSVSIDSEPGASTLPSFSSALSSPDSALDSVPSALEDSHQNDGQQLDTGQGALEVESEGDSLEFGAGNRIMIDQIPTFELQVPSDVREQRFQPIRRSFSMDSFTLPHPMHRPDLEEGLSDHTKEPTLREVLDVRTWRKEGNTSGGTASLPKEIEISSSSASGKFFLSRHLRARSSVLPL from the coding sequence ATGGCGTTGCGCCGAAATCGCTTCCTCTTCTCGGCAACCAACGCGTCCTCTTCCTCGTGCGGAAATCTGGAATTTTGCCAACCTCCTTTCCCGCCGTCGCCCCCACCCCCTGCTCCCATTCAGGAACCCTCCACCACCGTCCGCTTCCGTCACTCCACCCTGCTCCCCTCCCTCCCCATCGCCGCCGCCTCCCTCCTCGCCGCCGCCGCTTTCCTACTCCTCGTAACCTTCTTCTTCCTTCGCCGTTGCCGCCGCCGCAGGGCGGCCACTGACGAGGAACAGTTCGGTGCCTCTGAGGACGGCGTCGGCGGCGTCGAGATCGACCACCATGTATGGTACATCAGGACCACCGGCCTCGATGAGTCCACCATCCGAGCCGTCACCGCGTGGGCGTACAAGGCCGACGACGGCGTCCTCGGGGAATCCCCCGCTGACTGTGCCGTCTGCCTCTCCGAGCTCCGCGACGGCGAGCTCGTTCGTCTCCTCCCCAAGTGCGGCCATGCCTTCCACCTTACCTGTGTCGATACTTGGCTCCGATCCCACGTCAATTGCCCCCTCTGCCGTGCGCCCGTCGTCTTCCCAACCTCCGTCTCCATCGATTCCGAGCCTGGAGCGAGTACTCTACCTTCCTTCTCCTCCGCTTTGTCCTCCCCTGATTCCGCCCTAGATTCAGTCCCCTCTGCTCTAGAGGATAGCCATCAAAACGATGGCCAGCAATTGGACACTGGTCAAGGCGCCTTGGAAGTGGAATCAGAGGGGGACTCGTTGGAGTTTGGAGCTGGAAACCGGATCATGATCGATCAAATCCCAACTTTTGAGTTGCAAGTGCCTAGTGATGTCAGGGAACAACGGTTCCAACCTATTCGTCGATCGTTTTCTATGGATTCATTCACTCTTCCTCATCCCATGCATAGGCCAGACTTGGAAGAAGGTCTTAGTGATCACACAAAGGAACCCACCCTGAGAGAGGTGTTGGATGTCAGAACCTGGAGAAAGGAGGGTAATACTTCTGGTGGCACTGCTTCCCTACCGAAAGAAATTGAAATATCTTCATCGAGTGCTAGTGGGAAATTCTTCTTGTCGAGACACTTGCGAGCTCGTAGCTCAGTTCTCCCACTATAA
- the LOC103987449 gene encoding arabinogalactan protein 1: MAAASLRFAVLAAALALLAVTSLAQGPSPAPVKPPSPAPTTPPAVAPVTPPAVAPVPSPPAVTPTAPPPASPPASTPRSEAPATSPPAPPPATPSPSSPTSPISTTPTSSPTSTPSGNVAASTTVGWIAVVCAVVATFAL, encoded by the coding sequence ATGGCCGCCGCATCCCTTCGCTTCGCTGTGCTCGCTGCCGCGTTGGCGCTGCTCGCCGTGACCTCCTTGGCGCAGGGCCCCAGCCCCGCTCCCGTAAAGCCTCCGTCCCCGGCGCCGACTACTCCCCCCGCCGTCGCCCCGGTCACCCCTCCGGCCGTGGCTCCCGTCCCTTCGCCGCCGGCCGTGACGCCCACAGCCCCACCCCCGGCTTCCCCTCCTGCTTCCACCCCCCGTTCGGAGGCTCCCGCGACGTCCCCTCCCGCGCCGCCACCGGCCACACCATCCCCCTCCTCCCCGACCTCTCCGATCTCCACGACCCCTACCTCGTCCCCCACCTCGACACCGTCGGGCAATGTCGCCGCCTCCACGACCGTCGGCTGGATCGCCGTGGTGTGCGCCGTGGTCGCCACCTTCGCGCTCTAG
- the LOC135676076 gene encoding homeobox-leucine zipper protein HOX20-like, producing the protein MDAGEKEVKREDNNELMNKGSRHQKPMNRISSLDSFKVEGNDKSEKRVRHSLLLEGTEEMEWDDELCSNGSSSLGQKKRRLSVDQVKALEKDFEVMNKLDPERKVRLAHELGLRPRQIAVWFQNRRARWKTKQLERDYGALKARHDALKLDVDALRGDKEALMDEMRALKAKLADPATPKVEEDGRALGFRDGTSDTDSSAALNEEASPYSGALLDQHHCVLETKSHCSSIFMEEDGFLRGEELCGALFSEEQAPTLPWCCTEGWE; encoded by the exons ATGGACGCAGGagagaaggaggtcaaacgtgagGACAATAATGAG CTCATGAACAAGGGGAGCAGGCATCAGAAGCCAATGAACAGGATCAGCAGCTTAGACTCCTTCAAAG TGGAAGGAAATGACAAGTCCGAGAAGAGAGTACGCCACTCGCTCCTCCTCGAGGGAACGGAGGAGATGGAGTGGGACGATGAGCTGTGCTCCAATGGCTCCTCGTCTCTCGGGCAGAAGAAGCGGCGGCTGAGTGTCGACCAGGTGAAGGCTCTGGAGAAGGACTTCGAGGTGATGAACAAGCTGGACCCGGAGAGGAAGGTGAGGCTGGCTCACGAGCTGGGCCTCCGGCCCCGGCAAATCGCCGTCTGGTTCCAGAACCGCCGCGCCCGGTGGAAGACCAAGCAGCTGGAGCGCGACTACGGCGCGCTCAAGGCCCGTCACGACGCGCTCAAGCTCGACGTCGACGCGCTCCGCGGCGACAAGGAGGCGCTCATGGACGAG ATGAGAGCGCTGAAGGCCAAGCTAGCAGATCCCGCCACACCAAAGGTCGAGGAGGACGGCCGAGCTCTTGGCTTCCGGGATGGCACCTCCGACACGGATTCAAGTGCGGCGCTCAACGAGGAAGCCAGTCCCTACTCTGGAGCGTTGCTGGACCAGCACCACTGTGTTCTGGAAACCAAGTCCCATTGCTCCTCCATCTTCATGGAAGAAGATGGTTTCTTAAGGGGAGAGGAGCTGTGTGGTGCTCTGTTCTCGGAGGAGCAGGCACCCACCCTCCCTTGGTGCTGCACCGAGGGATGGGAATGA
- the LOC135676077 gene encoding VQ motif-containing protein 9-like, with product MASDTQERNGFNEHVLSLVSVLKLLLLYDPTPPFPHTKARKEDSNALSVLQIMMEKACHSAANLSSSSSSISTTTSASSASSSTTTVIAADDHSLTPAAAADACTAGGGGSSSSASNTKTSGNSSLRSLNRASYKISKPLTRSPNPAAASTAAAAPGPEAAAATGASVGSGGGAPPYQPQPPVYNIDKNNFRDIVQKLTGSPAHHQTRPPPAELPPPRPPLAVPPVVTSVAAAPTSRLHRIRPPPLAHLAPRLPALAPPPPLPAVEPWTRPPLSPLPPLPTVSAAAESPISAYMRRLRGGGGLPCLAPSPAVAPALPPPSSPLGFGCLLSPRTAYQMMMAAPGLGLPTSPGVQLPSPRLGDP from the coding sequence ATGGCGAGTGACACACAGGAGAGAAATGGGTTTAATGAGCATGTGCTGTCGCTTGTCAGTGTGCTCAAGCTATTGTTATTATATGACCCAACACCGCCGTTTCCACACACAAAAGCCAGGAAAGAAGATTCAAACGCCCTTTCAGTCTTGCAGATAATGATGGAGAAAGCCTGTCATTCCGCTGCTaatctctcctcctcctcatcctccatctccaccaccacctccgcctcctccgcctcctcctccaccaccaccgtcATCGCTGCGGATGATCACTCTTTGACTCCTGCTGCGGCTGCTGATGCTTGTACTGctggcggcggtggcagcagcaGCTCGGCCAGCAACACCAAGACAAGTGGCAACAGCTCACTTAGGTCACTCAACAGAGCCTCCTACAAGATCTCCAAACCGCTAACCAGAAGCCCTAATCCTGCAGCTGCAtcgactgctgctgctgctccgggtccggaggcggcggcggcgacgggggCGAGCGTTGGTAGCGGCGGGGGAGCTCCGCCGtaccagccgcagccgccggtgtaCAACATCGACAAGAACAACTTCCGCGACATCGTCCAGAAGCTCACCGGGTCGCCTGCGCACCACCAGACCCGTCCCCCGCCTGCGGAGCTGCCGCCGCCACGTCCCCCCCTTGCCGTCCCACCCGTGGTCACGTCTGTCGCCGCCGCCCCGACCTCCCGCCTCCACCGCATACGCCCGCCGCCGCTAGCCCACCTCGCCCCCCGCCTTCCGGCCCTCGCCCCGCCTCCGCCCCTGCCTGCCGTGGAACCCTGGACGCGGCCCCCGCTGTCACCTCTCCCACCACTCCCGACCGTCAGCGCCGCGGCAGAGTCGCCGATCTCGGCCTACATGCGTCGCCTCCGCGGCGGTGGCGGCCTTCCGTGCCTGGCCCCATCTCCAGCAGTTGCGCCGGCGCTGCCGCCGCCGAGCTCGCCGCTAGGTTTCGGATGCCTGCTGTCGCCACGGACGGCGTACCAGATGATGATGGCTGCGCCGGGGTTGGGGCTGCCGACCTCTCCAGGGGTACAGCTGCCGAGCCCGAGGTTGGGAGATCCCTGA